In Mugil cephalus isolate CIBA_MC_2020 chromosome 20, CIBA_Mcephalus_1.1, whole genome shotgun sequence, the following are encoded in one genomic region:
- the zgc:55558 gene encoding GTPase KRas has translation MTEYKLVVVGAGGVGKSALTIQLIQNHFVDEYDPTIEDSYRKQVVIDGETCLLDILDTAGQEEYSAMRDQYMRTGEGFLCVFAINNIKSFEDVHLYREQINRVKDSDSVPMVLVGNKSDLSSRTVKSSDAQELARRFGVPFVETSAKTRQGVEEAFYSLVREIRKYKETNRSNKKSKKNTQRRCIIL, from the exons ATGACCGAGTACAAGCTGGTGGTGGTCGGGGCTGGAGGTGTGGGGAAGAGCGCCCTCACCATCCAGCTCATCCAGAACCACTTCGTGGACGAGTATGATCCGACCATCGAG gactCGTACAGGAAGCAGGTGGTGATTGACGGGGAGACGTGTCTGCTGGACATCCTGGACACTGCAGGTCAGGAGGAGTACAGCGCCATGAGGGACCAGTACATGAGGACGGGGGAGGGCTTCCTCTGCGTGTTCGCCATCAATAACATCAAATCGTTTGAGGACGTCCACCTGTACAG GGAGCAGATCAACCGGGTGAAGGACAGCGACAGCGTTCCCATGGTTCTCGTCGGGAACAAGAGCGACCTGAGCTCCCGGACGGTGAAGAGCAGCGACGCCCAAGAACTGGCCCGGAGGTTCGGCGTCCCGTTCGTCGAGACGTCCGCCAAAACCCGACAG GGAGTGGAGGAAGCTTTCTACTCGTTAGTCCGAGAGATCAGGAAATACAAGGAGACCAACCGCAGCAAcaagaagagcaagaagaacACTCAGAGACGCTGCATCATACTATAG